The Burkholderia lata genome contains a region encoding:
- the bamA gene encoding outer membrane protein assembly factor BamA has product MLFKPHRFVPKTVAAAALAAHGLAAHAAAPFVVQDIKIEGLQRVEAGSVFAYLPIKQGDTFTDDKASEAIRALYATGFFNDVRIATQGNVVIVQVQERPAIASIDFTGTKEFDKDNLTKALRAVGLADGRYYDKALVDKAEQELKRQYLTRGFYAAEVKTTVTPVDANRVSILFAVAEGPSAKIRQINFIGNKAFKTSTLRDEMQLSTPNWFSWYTKNDLYSKEKLTGDLEAVRSYYLNRGYLEFNIDSTQVSISPDKKDMYLTVTLHEGEPYTVSGIKLSGNLLDREAELNKLIKIKPGDRFSAEKLQQTTKSIVDKLGEYGYAFATVNAQPDIDQANHKVNLNLVVDPSRRVYVRRINVVGNTRTRDEVVRREMRQLESSWFDSNRLALSKDRVNRLGYFTNVDVTTVPVEGTNDQVDVNVKVDEKPTGAITLGAGFSSTDKVVLSAGVSQDNVFGSGTSLSVNVNTAKSYRTLTVTQVDPYFTVDGIKRITDVYYRTYQPLYYSTSSSFRIISAGGNLKFGIPFSEVDTVYFGAGFEQNRLDVDSNTPQSYQDYVNQFGRVSNTVPLTIAWSRDARDSALIPSRGYFTQANMEYGVPVGKIQYYKADLQAQYYYSFSRGFILGMNLQGGYGNGIGNPYPIFKNYYAGGIGSVRGYEPSSLGPRDTKTNDPIGGSKMLVGNIELTFPLPGTGYDRTLRVFTFLDGGNVWGNAPGGTSTGANGLRYGYGVGLAWISPIGPLKLSLGFPLQKHEGDQYQKFQFQIGTAF; this is encoded by the coding sequence ATGTTGTTCAAACCTCATCGCTTTGTACCTAAGACAGTTGCAGCGGCCGCGCTCGCCGCGCACGGCCTCGCGGCGCATGCAGCGGCACCGTTCGTGGTGCAAGACATCAAGATCGAGGGGCTGCAGCGCGTCGAAGCGGGTTCGGTGTTCGCCTACCTGCCGATCAAGCAGGGCGATACCTTCACGGACGACAAGGCATCCGAAGCAATCCGCGCGCTGTACGCGACGGGCTTCTTCAACGACGTACGCATCGCCACCCAGGGCAACGTCGTGATCGTGCAGGTGCAGGAGCGTCCGGCCATCGCGTCGATCGACTTCACCGGCACGAAGGAATTCGACAAGGACAACCTGACGAAGGCACTGCGCGCAGTCGGCCTCGCCGACGGCCGCTACTACGACAAGGCGCTCGTCGACAAGGCGGAGCAGGAGCTCAAGCGCCAGTACCTCACGCGCGGCTTCTACGCGGCCGAGGTCAAGACGACGGTCACGCCGGTCGACGCGAACCGCGTGTCGATCCTGTTCGCGGTGGCCGAAGGTCCGAGCGCGAAGATCCGCCAGATCAACTTCATCGGCAACAAGGCGTTCAAGACGAGCACGCTGCGTGACGAGATGCAGCTGTCGACGCCGAACTGGTTCTCCTGGTACACGAAGAACGACCTGTACTCGAAGGAAAAGCTCACGGGCGACCTCGAGGCGGTGCGCTCGTACTACCTGAACCGCGGCTATCTCGAGTTCAACATCGATTCGACCCAGGTGTCGATCTCGCCCGACAAGAAGGACATGTACCTGACGGTCACGCTGCACGAAGGCGAGCCGTACACGGTGTCGGGCATCAAGCTGTCGGGCAACCTGCTCGATCGCGAAGCCGAACTCAACAAGCTGATCAAGATCAAGCCGGGTGATCGCTTCTCGGCCGAAAAGCTGCAACAGACCACCAAGTCGATCGTCGACAAGCTCGGTGAGTACGGTTACGCATTCGCGACCGTCAACGCGCAGCCGGACATCGACCAGGCGAACCACAAGGTGAACCTGAACCTCGTCGTCGATCCGAGCCGCCGTGTGTACGTGCGCCGCATCAACGTCGTCGGCAACACGCGTACGCGCGACGAAGTGGTGCGTCGCGAAATGCGCCAGCTCGAAAGCTCGTGGTTCGATTCGAACCGCCTCGCGCTGTCGAAGGATCGCGTGAACCGTCTCGGCTACTTCACCAACGTCGACGTGACGACGGTGCCGGTCGAAGGTACGAACGACCAGGTCGACGTGAACGTGAAGGTCGATGAAAAGCCGACCGGCGCGATCACGCTGGGTGCCGGCTTCTCGTCGACGGACAAGGTCGTGCTGTCGGCCGGCGTGTCGCAGGACAACGTGTTCGGTTCGGGTACCAGCCTGTCGGTGAACGTCAACACCGCGAAGAGCTACCGTACGCTGACCGTCACGCAGGTCGACCCGTACTTCACGGTCGACGGCATCAAGCGGATCACGGACGTCTACTACCGCACGTACCAGCCGCTCTACTATTCGACGAGCTCGAGCTTCCGGATCATCAGCGCGGGCGGCAACCTGAAGTTCGGCATCCCATTCTCGGAAGTCGACACCGTCTACTTCGGCGCGGGCTTCGAGCAGAACCGCCTCGACGTCGATTCGAACACGCCGCAGAGCTACCAGGATTACGTGAACCAGTTCGGCCGCGTGTCGAACACGGTGCCGCTGACGATCGCGTGGTCGCGTGACGCGCGTGACAGCGCGCTGATTCCGAGCCGCGGCTACTTCACGCAGGCGAACATGGAGTACGGCGTGCCGGTCGGCAAGATCCAGTACTACAAGGCCGACCTGCAGGCCCAGTACTACTATTCGTTCTCGCGCGGCTTCATCCTCGGCATGAACCTGCAGGGCGGCTACGGTAACGGTATCGGCAACCCGTACCCGATCTTCAAGAACTACTACGCGGGCGGTATCGGCTCCGTGCGTGGCTACGAGCCGAGCTCGCTGGGCCCGCGCGACACGAAGACGAACGACCCGATCGGCGGTTCGAAGATGCTCGTCGGCAACATCGAACTGACGTTCCCGCTGCCGGGCACGGGCTACGACCGCACGCTGCGCGTGTTCACGTTCCTCGACGGCGGTAACGTGTGGGGCAACGCGCCGGGCGGCACGAGTACGGGCGCCAACGGCCTGCGTTACGGCTACGGTGTGGGTCTCGCGTGGATCTCGCCGATCGGCCCGCTGAAGCTGAGCCTCGGCTTCCCGCTGCAGAAGCACGAAGGCGACCAGTACCAGAAATTCCAGTTCCAGATCGGGACGGCGTTCTGA